The Leptospira bouyouniensis genome contains a region encoding:
- a CDS encoding HPr family phosphocarrier protein, with product MKQIRLKIREDSTGLHARPASLFVKVAASFPCEIFVIKDDIEVNGKSIMGLMMLALGPGSEFSVKAEGNREEEALQALESLVVQNFETNAK from the coding sequence AAGATAGCACAGGACTCCATGCAAGACCAGCCTCCTTGTTTGTGAAGGTGGCGGCAAGTTTCCCTTGTGAAATTTTTGTCATCAAAGATGATATAGAAGTGAATGGAAAATCAATCATGGGTCTTATGATGCTTGCACTTGGTCCAGGTTCAGAGTTTTCCGTAAAAGCGGAAGGCAATCGGGAAGAGGAGGCATTGCAAGCGTTGGAATCACTTGTGGTTCAGAATTTTGAAACCAATGCCAAGTAA
- a CDS encoding LIC_11548 family sensor histidine kinase, with protein sequence MPSKLFSFFPKLSDENRYYLRDIFIFFLTLAISIGFSELVFFRKEEDISFYSKLDTYVFILIPFFILSLILSYIYRNRRNRETGKIRSSIRYRLTLAFLFVALVPSLPIFILSSNLTGRLIEGFYQVDISNALRSANLFVHQVEKENESSFVEIITKFRSLLFRDKTDSFVVFQQGIKNGFFEKNEFYLGFIQNGKVQFESKNLYHHISSLEFVESNEKGIFISRYYDTNRAYLVGKFDLNADRTVFIAQRIHRGLESDVLNIINATSTYEKVSLWKEKIPFSVRITIASFSFSMFLIAILFSFLFARRISKPIINLANATKKVSLGESDIRLEKTEEGEMGILIDSFNQMVSDLKAKSDELMHTQRIAAWKEVAQRMAHEIKNPLTPIQLSAQRIQRKFQNPKKENLESVIFDATETIIGQVRVLEHLVKEFSEFARMPVPVLINQHINPILEEAVALFRDTTDIEFELKLAENLPEVFLDKRLFLGVVNNLIKNAVEAILSLDTSKEEMDFLGSKKKKIRVMSKLQKRALRKSIVIEIDDSGPGLKEEWREKIFEPYFSTKEKHGSGIGLAIVQKTIIDHHGHISVENSKLGGCKFRIELPLELS encoded by the coding sequence ATGCCAAGTAAATTGTTTTCATTTTTCCCTAAACTTTCAGATGAAAATCGATATTACTTAAGAGATATCTTTATATTCTTTTTGACCTTAGCTATTTCCATCGGATTTTCCGAATTGGTTTTTTTTCGCAAAGAAGAAGATATTTCTTTTTATTCAAAACTTGATACTTATGTATTCATCCTAATTCCTTTTTTTATTTTATCGTTAATCTTAAGTTATATATATCGTAACCGCAGGAATCGTGAAACAGGAAAAATTCGAAGTTCGATTCGGTATCGTTTAACACTTGCATTTTTATTTGTTGCACTTGTTCCTTCTTTACCAATTTTTATTTTATCTTCAAATTTGACCGGTCGGTTAATTGAAGGATTTTACCAAGTTGATATTTCGAATGCGTTACGTTCTGCAAATCTTTTTGTACACCAAGTAGAAAAAGAAAACGAAAGTTCCTTTGTTGAGATAATTACAAAATTTCGCTCGTTATTATTTCGAGATAAAACTGATAGTTTTGTTGTTTTCCAACAGGGCATCAAAAATGGTTTTTTTGAAAAAAACGAGTTTTATTTAGGTTTCATTCAAAATGGAAAAGTCCAGTTTGAATCAAAAAATTTATATCACCACATATCTTCCTTAGAATTTGTGGAATCGAATGAAAAAGGTATATTTATTAGTCGGTATTATGATACAAACCGAGCCTATTTGGTTGGAAAGTTTGATTTAAATGCTGATCGAACAGTTTTTATTGCGCAAAGAATTCATCGTGGTTTAGAATCAGATGTATTAAATATTATAAACGCAACTTCCACATATGAAAAAGTGAGTTTATGGAAAGAAAAAATCCCTTTTAGTGTTCGCATTACGATTGCTAGTTTTTCGTTTTCCATGTTTCTGATTGCGATACTTTTTTCTTTTTTATTTGCAAGGCGAATTTCCAAACCTATTATCAATTTGGCAAATGCCACCAAAAAAGTATCTCTAGGTGAATCAGATATTCGTTTAGAAAAAACGGAAGAAGGGGAAATGGGGATTCTGATTGATAGTTTCAATCAAATGGTAAGTGACCTCAAAGCAAAATCAGATGAACTCATGCATACTCAAAGGATTGCTGCTTGGAAAGAAGTGGCACAACGAATGGCACATGAAATTAAAAATCCGCTCACTCCCATTCAATTATCAGCACAGAGAATCCAACGAAAATTCCAAAACCCCAAAAAAGAAAATTTAGAATCAGTAATTTTTGATGCAACGGAAACCATCATTGGGCAGGTTCGGGTCTTAGAACATTTGGTAAAAGAATTTAGCGAGTTTGCTCGGATGCCCGTTCCTGTCCTAATCAACCAACACATAAATCCCATTTTAGAAGAAGCGGTCGCATTATTTAGAGATACGACAGATATTGAGTTTGAACTGAAATTAGCAGAAAATTTACCGGAGGTATTTCTCGACAAACGATTGTTTCTTGGTGTTGTAAACAACCTGATAAAAAATGCTGTAGAGGCAATTCTTTCGTTAGATACTTCTAAAGAAGAAATGGACTTTCTCGGATCCAAAAAGAAAAAAATCCGAGTGATGTCAAAACTACAAAAAAGAGCCCTTCGTAAAAGTATTGTGATTGAAATTGATGATTCTGGTCCTGGACTAAAAGAAGAGTGGCGGGAGAAAATATTTGAACCCTATTTTTCCACTAAAGAAAAACATGGATCAGGAATTGGTCTTGCAATTGTTCAAAAAACGATTATTGACCATCACGGACATATTTCAGTAGAAAACTCCAAGTTAGGTGGCTGTAAATTTCGTATCGAACTTCCGTTGGAACTTTCATAA